The DNA window TGTGCCAATAGGAAAGAATTAAAGTCCATGTTATATACGACATTAATAGTCTTATTATTTAGTTGGTAGACAAGAAATTGAAAGCAGGTTCTCGTACATACTGTCTGAAAATAGCAACATTTCGTATGTGGAAGGGAAAGTATTTTGTCAAAAAAGAAATGAAACTATTATATTTTAGTTACCAAATGTCACATTTTTCGAGAGGAaatgttaaaattatttaaatataagaaaagggaagaagaattattagatataaaaagaataacaaaaaataaaattgagaaattaaagaaaaataaattggtTCTGTTTTACCAGTACAGTCCCTGTGTACAAGGACATCACAGAGAGAATAGGCTACAATATTGTTGTGTGTCGTCGAGACACTTCATTTATCTGCCATTTCCCTCGTCTTTCCGCCACATTCCCTCTTCTCCTCTGTTGCTCCCACTCTCTCTTCTCTTAATATTCAAACTTCATTGTTTGATTATTCAGAATTATCCCACTCTTTGAAAAGTtggttctttttcttttctttttttttctttcccgAAGCTTAAAAATCAAGAAACTTGCAGGATGTTGCCTGGCATGGGTTGGGCTGAAGATGGTACAGGAGAGGGTGAAACGGAGTCATGGGCTCAAAAAATCAATGAAGACGGTGGCCTGGAGAATGAAGAAGAGTTGGGAATAGGTGGGCTTTCGAATTTTAAGTCCATGATTGGAGCTGAAGAGGATGACTGGTACGTCGGCGGGGGAGGGGATTCCGCCACAGGCACCACCAGCAACCACCTAGGGAGCATTAATGGTATCTCGTTTTCATCAGGCTTTCCTGAAGCTGAGAGCAGTCAGCTGTTTATACAGACGGTGGATTCTTCCGCCTCTTGTTCCCCAACTTCAGCTTCGGTTTTCAGTAATCTTGATCCGTGTGATCAGGTAAAATATTTTCTGCCCCCCAAGTATTCAATGAACCCAATGCTTAACAACACTACTCTGGATGGAGGCTTTGATTTGGGTTGTGGGAATGGGTGTCTTGAAAATGTTTTGAATAGAGGCGGCGGGATTCTTGGTGATGGTTTCAGTGATTTGAGTGCTCAGGCACAGTTCGATGCTTTTAATTGGAGCTCCGCTAATAATTTGCTCCAATTTCCCCAAGGAAGTGGTGGATTTGGTGCGTTTGGGTATGGGGAAAGCTCGATGCAGGGAAATTCCTTGTTCAATAGGTTCAAGATTTTGAAGCCACTTGAAAATTTTACCTCGCTTGGAGCACAACCTACTCTTTTCCAGAAGAGGGCTGCCCTGAAGAAGAATCTTACCGATAACGATAGCAAAAACTTGGGGTCTTTGAATTTAGGTGttgaatttaatgaaataaGCTTGATAGCTCCAAATAGTTCAACTTTTATGGAAGGTTATGATAAGAAGAGGAAGCTAAGTGGTGAGAATGATGTGAGCTTCGAGGAATCTAATCTGAATTATGACTCTGATGATCAATTCTTGGAGAATTGTGGTATCGATAAGGTGGAAGGGAGTTGTGAAAATGGTGGAAATGACTCAAATGCAAATGGCACCGTGACAGGTGGGAAGAAGAAGGGGCTTCCAGCCAAGAATTTGATGGCTGAAAGGCGCCGGAGGAAGAAGCTCAATGATAGGCTTTACATGTTGAGGTCAGTTGTTCCAAAGATCAGCAAGGTATGAAATTCTTTACTACAAATTTCTCGTGAATTATTCGACATGTTTTCATTAGCTTTTCTGTTCGTTGTTCGAGccatctttttattttatttgtttttgaatTCCTGTGAAGTTAGTATCTTCTTTGTGTTTGATCATTAATGAGTAACAGTTTGTGATTGGTATATTTTGATTTGAGAGGTATCTATATTAAAGTTGTGTGATGGCATTTAATTTACTCACATGGAATCTATGAACTGATTCAAATGCCATCTTACACTTTGAAATGCcaacagaaaattatatattgttTGAAAGCTGTTGATTGAACAGTGgatcatttcaaatttatttcttCATCTGCATACGGAATTAGATGATCACTAAATTTGTTTATCTTGTCACGTGGACTCCGATGTGAAATAGAAATATTGATCAACAGTTTTTGCTAGAAAACTAAGAATTTGTACCTTTAGGTCCTTTGCTTTCCATAACTTCAAGACACATATAATACTAAAGTAAGATGCTACAGACTTGGAAATCATACTTTGACCGTAGATTCTTTCCTGGCCTATTTTGCTGAAGATCAATTTCTGTTCAGTTGCATTAAACACTGGATATTAGTTGTTTGTCGTATGAGAACGTGTTGGAATATAGAGAGCGTATTTCCCTTTTGTGTATTACTTATAAGATAATTGATAAGTATTATTGGATGTCGTTACAAACGGTTTGAGAATGGAAGAATCACATGTTTTTCATGGTTCTAGTTGCTTGGTAATTACATAATCCTTGGTTGTAATGAAATGAATTTACACCCCCCACAATTTTGACGTCATTCTTCCAAAAGATGGACAGGGCATCGATACTTGGGGATGCAATTGATTACTTAAAGGAGCTTCTTCAAAAGATC is part of the Primulina eburnea isolate SZY01 chromosome 1, ASM2296580v1, whole genome shotgun sequence genome and encodes:
- the LOC140837908 gene encoding transcription factor ICE1-like, with amino-acid sequence MLPGMGWAEDGTGEGETESWAQKINEDGGLENEEELGIGGLSNFKSMIGAEEDDWYVGGGGDSATGTTSNHLGSINGISFSSGFPEAESSQLFIQTVDSSASCSPTSASVFSNLDPCDQVKYFLPPKYSMNPMLNNTTLDGGFDLGCGNGCLENVLNRGGGILGDGFSDLSAQAQFDAFNWSSANNLLQFPQGSGGFGAFGYGESSMQGNSLFNRFKILKPLENFTSLGAQPTLFQKRAALKKNLTDNDSKNLGSLNLGVEFNEISLIAPNSSTFMEGYDKKRKLSGENDVSFEESNLNYDSDDQFLENCGIDKVEGSCENGGNDSNANGTVTGGKKKGLPAKNLMAERRRRKKLNDRLYMLRSVVPKISKMDRASILGDAIDYLKELLQKINDLHNELESTPSISSPTPSSTFYPVTPTGPRISTLVKEELCPPSTFPNPVSIPTGQPAKVEVRLREGRAVNIHMFCGRRPGLLLSTMRALDNLGLDIQQAVISCFNGFALDIFRAEQCKQGPDLHPDQIKAILLDSAAFHGVV